One part of the Nymphaea colorata isolate Beijing-Zhang1983 chromosome 8, ASM883128v2, whole genome shotgun sequence genome encodes these proteins:
- the LOC116259270 gene encoding uncharacterized protein LOC116259270 isoform X3: MVDEEAKKTPTSGEKLIAGGDHGKEIRNSIPISDSSSEEFIQLEASDLGSPSRTLDSGKANMEVLPQSEEPIDSDQKGGSDGGRKNSSKTNSDSVQLITGNQRDGGDELSVSIEAGNVLNDNPSTSSSSSLSPVDVNVEDKTSTGFKVENGELVVQTSAEESYMIKSELPHEANHLIVEHKDVLQTDNHSSYLGFAEQSHLCQAISEAETYDPGRIPSSVFSRHQSSMDVEWSVASNESMFSIQVGSASFSRDHVFNFSKSGDLNGLISGPGHSITPEKDTASGDQSPDICSDQNAAPAAIVPETFHDDIESEKASPIGEQQPEVHAISSPEHAPLLQENIVGGGTLPTTLAVPRTTSMARPSDSSGASIQSFAFPMTSHRRKKWELKLLTCANFFSNSLTAGSKNPSLKVQDEAPVPPPSLPQVKPMEQRGWWCCWKYSWPACC; encoded by the exons ATGGTGGATGAAGAGGCGAAAAAAACACCAACTTCAGGCGAGAAGTTAATAGCAGGAGGAGATCATGGGAAGGAGATTCGAAATTCTATTCCCATATCAGACTCTTCATCTGAAGAATTCATTCAACTCGAAGCAAGTGACTTGGGAAGTCCTTCTAGAACCTTGGATTCAGGCAAGGCAAACATGGAAGTGCTACCTCAATCAGAGGAGCCAATCGATTCAGACCAGAAAGGTGGTAGTGATGGTGGCAGGAAAAACAGTTCTAAGACAAACTCTGACAGTGTGCAGCTCATTACTGGCAATCAGCGCGATGGAGGTGATGAACTATCTGTATCAATTGAAGCTGGAAATGTCCTGAATGATAATCCGTCAACATCGAGTAGCTCTTCTCTTTCTCCAGTTGATGTCAATGTTGAGGACAAAACTTCCACGGGCTTCAAAGTTGAAAATGGTGAACTTGTGGTTCAGACAAGTGCAGAAGAAAGTTACATGATTAAATCAGAGCTGCCACATGAAGCAAACCACCTTATAGTCGAGCATAAAGATGTCTTGCAAACGGATAATCATAGCAGCTACCTGGGTTTTGCGGAACAATCTCACCTGTGCCAAGCAATTAGTGAAGCAGAGACTTATGACCCAGGTCGAATTCCATCATCGGTCTTCTCAAGGCATCAGAGCTCGATGGATGTGGAGTGGAGTGTAGCTTCTAATGAGTCAATGTTTAGCATCCAAGTTGGAAGTGCAAGTTTCTCAAGGGACCATGTCTTTAATTTTAGCAAGTCTGGTGACCTAAATGGTCTTATTTCTGGTCCTGGCCACAGCATTACACCTGAAAAAGATACAGCATCAGGGGATCAGAGCCCTGATATTTGTTCTGATCAAAATGCTGCTCCTGCTGCAATTGTGCCGGAAACATTTCATGATGACATTGAATCTGAAAAGGCTTCGCCAATAGGGGAACAGCAGCCAGAAGTACATGCTATTTCAAGTCCTGAACATGCTCCACTTCTCCAAGAAAATATTGTGGGAGGAGGAACCCTTCCAACGACTCTAGCTGTTCCTCGTACCACTAGCATGGCACGCCCCTCTGATTCCAGTGGTGCCAGCATCCAGTCCTTTGCATTTCcaat GACATCTCATCGCCGCAAGAAATGGGAACTCAAACTTCTGACTTgtgcaaattttttttccaatag TTTGACAGCAGGTAGTAAGAATCCATCTCTCAAGGTACAAGATGAAGCTCCCGTCCCTCCTCCTTCACTTCCTCAAGTGAAACCCATGGAGCAACGTGGTTGGTGGTGTTGCTGGAAGTATTCTTGGCCAGCATGTTGCTGA
- the LOC116259270 gene encoding uncharacterized protein LOC116259270 isoform X2, whose product MVSATRSNRFRRLWRKIRNARVSVRFTMVDEEAKKTPTSGEKLIAGGDHGKEIRNSIPISDSSSEEFIQLEASDLGSPSRTLDSGKANMEVLPQSEEPIDSDQKGGSDGGRKNSSKTNSDSVQLITGNQRDGGDELSVSIEAGNVLNDNPSTSSSSSLSPVDVNVEDKTSTGFKVENGELVVQTSAEESYMIKSELPHEANHLIVEHKDVLQTDNHSSYLGFAEQSHLCQAISEAETYDPGRIPSSVFSRHQSSMDVEWSVASNESMFSIQVGSASFSRDHVFNFSKSGDLNGLISGPGHSITPEKDTASGDQSPDICSDQNAAPAAIVPETFHDDIESEKASPIGEQQPEVHAISSPEHAPLLQENIVGGGTLPTTLAVPRTTSMARPSDSSGASIQSFAFPILTAGSKNPSLKVQDEAPVPPPSLPQVKPMEQRGWWCCWKYSWPACC is encoded by the exons ATGGTTTCAGCAACGAGAAGCAATAGGTTTCGGCGGCTCTG GAGGAAGATTAGAAATGCCAGGGTCTCTGTTCGATTTACTATGGTGGATGAAGAGGCGAAAAAAACACCAACTTCAGGCGAGAAGTTAATAGCAGGAGGAGATCATGGGAAGGAGATTCGAAATTCTATTCCCATATCAGACTCTTCATCTGAAGAATTCATTCAACTCGAAGCAAGTGACTTGGGAAGTCCTTCTAGAACCTTGGATTCAGGCAAGGCAAACATGGAAGTGCTACCTCAATCAGAGGAGCCAATCGATTCAGACCAGAAAGGTGGTAGTGATGGTGGCAGGAAAAACAGTTCTAAGACAAACTCTGACAGTGTGCAGCTCATTACTGGCAATCAGCGCGATGGAGGTGATGAACTATCTGTATCAATTGAAGCTGGAAATGTCCTGAATGATAATCCGTCAACATCGAGTAGCTCTTCTCTTTCTCCAGTTGATGTCAATGTTGAGGACAAAACTTCCACGGGCTTCAAAGTTGAAAATGGTGAACTTGTGGTTCAGACAAGTGCAGAAGAAAGTTACATGATTAAATCAGAGCTGCCACATGAAGCAAACCACCTTATAGTCGAGCATAAAGATGTCTTGCAAACGGATAATCATAGCAGCTACCTGGGTTTTGCGGAACAATCTCACCTGTGCCAAGCAATTAGTGAAGCAGAGACTTATGACCCAGGTCGAATTCCATCATCGGTCTTCTCAAGGCATCAGAGCTCGATGGATGTGGAGTGGAGTGTAGCTTCTAATGAGTCAATGTTTAGCATCCAAGTTGGAAGTGCAAGTTTCTCAAGGGACCATGTCTTTAATTTTAGCAAGTCTGGTGACCTAAATGGTCTTATTTCTGGTCCTGGCCACAGCATTACACCTGAAAAAGATACAGCATCAGGGGATCAGAGCCCTGATATTTGTTCTGATCAAAATGCTGCTCCTGCTGCAATTGTGCCGGAAACATTTCATGATGACATTGAATCTGAAAAGGCTTCGCCAATAGGGGAACAGCAGCCAGAAGTACATGCTATTTCAAGTCCTGAACATGCTCCACTTCTCCAAGAAAATATTGTGGGAGGAGGAACCCTTCCAACGACTCTAGCTGTTCCTCGTACCACTAGCATGGCACGCCCCTCTGATTCCAGTGGTGCCAGCATCCAGTCCTTTGCATTTCcaat TTTGACAGCAGGTAGTAAGAATCCATCTCTCAAGGTACAAGATGAAGCTCCCGTCCCTCCTCCTTCACTTCCTCAAGTGAAACCCATGGAGCAACGTGGTTGGTGGTGTTGCTGGAAGTATTCTTGGCCAGCATGTTGCTGA
- the LOC116259270 gene encoding uncharacterized protein LOC116259270 isoform X1 encodes MVSATRSNRFRRLWRKIRNARVSVRFTMVDEEAKKTPTSGEKLIAGGDHGKEIRNSIPISDSSSEEFIQLEASDLGSPSRTLDSGKANMEVLPQSEEPIDSDQKGGSDGGRKNSSKTNSDSVQLITGNQRDGGDELSVSIEAGNVLNDNPSTSSSSSLSPVDVNVEDKTSTGFKVENGELVVQTSAEESYMIKSELPHEANHLIVEHKDVLQTDNHSSYLGFAEQSHLCQAISEAETYDPGRIPSSVFSRHQSSMDVEWSVASNESMFSIQVGSASFSRDHVFNFSKSGDLNGLISGPGHSITPEKDTASGDQSPDICSDQNAAPAAIVPETFHDDIESEKASPIGEQQPEVHAISSPEHAPLLQENIVGGGTLPTTLAVPRTTSMARPSDSSGASIQSFAFPMTSHRRKKWELKLLTCANFFSNSLTAGSKNPSLKVQDEAPVPPPSLPQVKPMEQRGWWCCWKYSWPACC; translated from the exons ATGGTTTCAGCAACGAGAAGCAATAGGTTTCGGCGGCTCTG GAGGAAGATTAGAAATGCCAGGGTCTCTGTTCGATTTACTATGGTGGATGAAGAGGCGAAAAAAACACCAACTTCAGGCGAGAAGTTAATAGCAGGAGGAGATCATGGGAAGGAGATTCGAAATTCTATTCCCATATCAGACTCTTCATCTGAAGAATTCATTCAACTCGAAGCAAGTGACTTGGGAAGTCCTTCTAGAACCTTGGATTCAGGCAAGGCAAACATGGAAGTGCTACCTCAATCAGAGGAGCCAATCGATTCAGACCAGAAAGGTGGTAGTGATGGTGGCAGGAAAAACAGTTCTAAGACAAACTCTGACAGTGTGCAGCTCATTACTGGCAATCAGCGCGATGGAGGTGATGAACTATCTGTATCAATTGAAGCTGGAAATGTCCTGAATGATAATCCGTCAACATCGAGTAGCTCTTCTCTTTCTCCAGTTGATGTCAATGTTGAGGACAAAACTTCCACGGGCTTCAAAGTTGAAAATGGTGAACTTGTGGTTCAGACAAGTGCAGAAGAAAGTTACATGATTAAATCAGAGCTGCCACATGAAGCAAACCACCTTATAGTCGAGCATAAAGATGTCTTGCAAACGGATAATCATAGCAGCTACCTGGGTTTTGCGGAACAATCTCACCTGTGCCAAGCAATTAGTGAAGCAGAGACTTATGACCCAGGTCGAATTCCATCATCGGTCTTCTCAAGGCATCAGAGCTCGATGGATGTGGAGTGGAGTGTAGCTTCTAATGAGTCAATGTTTAGCATCCAAGTTGGAAGTGCAAGTTTCTCAAGGGACCATGTCTTTAATTTTAGCAAGTCTGGTGACCTAAATGGTCTTATTTCTGGTCCTGGCCACAGCATTACACCTGAAAAAGATACAGCATCAGGGGATCAGAGCCCTGATATTTGTTCTGATCAAAATGCTGCTCCTGCTGCAATTGTGCCGGAAACATTTCATGATGACATTGAATCTGAAAAGGCTTCGCCAATAGGGGAACAGCAGCCAGAAGTACATGCTATTTCAAGTCCTGAACATGCTCCACTTCTCCAAGAAAATATTGTGGGAGGAGGAACCCTTCCAACGACTCTAGCTGTTCCTCGTACCACTAGCATGGCACGCCCCTCTGATTCCAGTGGTGCCAGCATCCAGTCCTTTGCATTTCcaat GACATCTCATCGCCGCAAGAAATGGGAACTCAAACTTCTGACTTgtgcaaattttttttccaatag TTTGACAGCAGGTAGTAAGAATCCATCTCTCAAGGTACAAGATGAAGCTCCCGTCCCTCCTCCTTCACTTCCTCAAGTGAAACCCATGGAGCAACGTGGTTGGTGGTGTTGCTGGAAGTATTCTTGGCCAGCATGTTGCTGA